CGAAGGCCTCGCCGCCGATCTCCGCACGGCGATCGATAACACGCAAGGGAACGTACGCGAGACGTTGATCTCGGTGAAAGATCGTGTGACCGATATCAGCGGCGACCTCGTCGATCGGGCCCGAGAAACCGCGCAGCAAGCGCGCGATCGGGTCGATACCGTGCGCGCGGAGCTCAGCGACATTCGCAACGAGCTGACCCCGCTCATCGACGGCGCCACCGGCATCGAGAAGCAGCAGATCCTCGCGGTGCGCAATCGGGTCGACGCGCTCCATGCGAATCTACAATCGGCCGCCGACAGCGTCCGCGCGCGTCTGGCCGGCGTCGAAGAGCGCGCTCGGAGCGCGGTCGGCAACCTTCAAGAACGCGTCGCCGGCGTGCAAGAGCGGGCGCAAGAGGTCGTCGGCACCGTCGAAACTCGCCTCGGCCGAATAGCGAACGCCGCAGCCGCGCAGGCCGAGGCCGTCGGCGTCGAAGTGCAAAAGCGGACGCAAGCCGATCTCGAACGCTTGAACGCCGACACGGCTGCCACGCGAAATCATTCGCTCGGTAACGTGCGCGAGCAAGGGGGCGCGCTCGGCGTGACCGTGCGCCAAGGGAGCACCGTGCTGACGATTACCTCCGTCGCGGCCGGAAGTGCGGCGGCGGAAGCAGGCTTGCGAGCCGGCGACCAAATCTTGTCGATTAATCGGCGGCGAATCATCAGCCATGCGCAGTTGATTCACGAATTGAAAGCCGCGGCCGAAGGAGACGGCCACGCGCTCCTCTTGATTCGCCGCGACGGGCGAACGGAAGAAGTGCAGACGAACCTCGGGCATGCCGCGCCGGCTCGCTGATCGACTTATGGTAGCCGATTACTTAGGCCCATGAACGAAACAAGCACGGCCGGCAACAAGTGCCGGCCGTGCTTTTCGTTTCGCTACGAGATGAACAGAGCCTTAGGTGGCGTCCTTGCTCATGCTCGTGTTCAGGTCGTCGAGGATGTCGCCATCGGCACCGACCACGGCCTTGAAAGCGACTTTGGCGGTCGAGCTTGAGGTGGTGCTGCCGCCGCTGGTGGTGTTCTTCGTCGTCGTGGCGAGTTCGAAAACCACAAGGTTGCGATTGTAAACCAGCGTGGCATCGACGTGCGGATAGTTAGGAAC
The genomic region above belongs to Planctomycetia bacterium and contains:
- a CDS encoding PDZ domain-containing protein is translated as MRLNSFQRLRSVRHGSARLAAVAFFAAQFIAGAPSYGQLGVTEPGIEPTVIPSAPRNRDSASSTVDQTIHGATGYAPPASFDVSRAGALGVDLSRTENQLAVTNVYPGGAAERAGLRSGDRITSVDGRAVHSRAELLDRLQAIGRQHASTTTNTATNTPTIISVVRNGQTLQFQANLAGAAQRTTTTAPHGTFMADVSQSVRADVEGLAADLRTAIDNTQGNVRETLISVKDRVTDISGDLVDRARETAQQARDRVDTVRAELSDIRNELTPLIDGATGIEKQQILAVRNRVDALHANLQSAADSVRARLAGVEERARSAVGNLQERVAGVQERAQEVVGTVETRLGRIANAAAAQAEAVGVEVQKRTQADLERLNADTAATRNHSLGNVREQGGALGVTVRQGSTVLTITSVAAGSAAAEAGLRAGDQILSINRRRIISHAQLIHELKAAAEGDGHALLLIRRDGRTEEVQTNLGHAAPAR